The sequence TGAGGAAGCTGCCGCCCCGCTGGCACTGGTGGCAAGGAAATCACTTTCGAACCCACTCGAAGTCGGGACGGCAGCAATCGCCGCGCTCAACTGCGCTACGGTTACCGCGTCGCTGTCATTCACGCCATCGGCGAGGTTGACGATGCGCCGTTGGACCAGCGCATTGCCGACCGATACCGTGTCCGCCTCATCCGCACTCGAAAGAGCACCGAGGGCCACCGAGTTCTGGCCCTGCGCACTGCTGAAACGCCCTATGGCAACAGCATTCACGGCCGATGTGCTCGCTTCTTGACCGAGCGAGATCGCACCTTCGCTTGATGTGACCGCATCGGTACCCACGGCGATGGCGTTGGAAGCGGTGGCGAAGGCGCCATACAGGTCGCCATCCCCATCTGCGCCAATCGCTATCGAAGTATCCGCTTGCGCCTCGGCGAAATTGCCCAGGCCGATGCTGTTGCTGCCAACGGCGTAGGCTCCGCCCACGGCGACCGCGCGATAACCTCTGGCTACCGAATAGGAGCCCAGAGCCGAAGATTGTTCACCGATGGCGGTGGAGCCGGACCCGATTGCGGATGCCTCTTCGGCCTGGGCAAGCGCGCCCCAACCGATGGCGGTCGAGTACTTTAGCAAGGCCGAAGCGCTCGCGCCAACTGCCGTGGCATCCTCGCCGAAAGCACGCGACTGGTCCCCTATCGCAGTTGCCGACTCGCGATTTGCATCTGCATAAAAACCGAGCGCAGAGGACTTTACACCGGATGCGGAGGCTGCCGACCCGACCGCAGTTGCCAACAAGCTAGATGCGGTGCTTTCCCCGCCCAAGGCGACGCTAGACTCGGCAGCTGCCCGAGCATCAACGCCTATAGCGATGGAATCCTGCCCCGTGGCAGTCGCGCCAAGATCATTACCCCTGTCGCCCGCATCGGAACCATCGGCACCTATTGCGATAGATCGTACGCCGGATGCGGATGCACTTGCACCTGCGGCGAGAGCTTCACTGCCCGAAGCATCGGCAGCGTTGCCGGTCGAATTGACCTCGAAGTAAGCCAGTTCCGCACTGATTGCGTCGACTGAAGCCACTGCGGTATTGAGCTGGCCAACCGTGGCCGCATCGCTATCCGCCACGCCGTCGGCCACATTGACCAGACGGCGGGTAATGGCGGCGGTGTCGTCGCTTGTGTCGCCTGGCGTGCCGCCATCATCGAATGCGCGGCCAAAAGAAACGGTCTCAGCTTCAATTGCTTGTGAACCATAGCCGAGAGCAACCGAATTATCGGCGCTTGCAGTGCTGGCAGTTCCCAATGCAACGGCGTGCTTGCCGCTGGCCGAGGATGCGTCTTCCAACTGGGTGAAAGTGTCGTTGCCGTCAGCATCGGTGGTGGTTTCGAACACTGCCGAGCCGATGGCGATTGCGCCGGCCCCGGCTGCGGAGGCGTTGGTGCCTCCAGCGAAAGCGTCAGCTCCTTCTGCCAAGGCAGACACGCCTAATGCGGTTCCGCCATGGCCACTGGCTGTAGCACCGTTGCCGAGCGCGGTGCCGCCATTACCGGAAGCAACAGCTTGCGCACCCACAGCGGTGGCCCATTCGTTGGAAGAAGCGGCCTCTGCGCCAAGCGAGGTCGCATAGATCGCCCTCGATTCCGCGAATTTGCCGAGCGCGACGCCGCTATCGGTCGTTGCCAAGGCATTCGAGCCGAGCGCTATCGAGCTCCTGCCTATTGCCGAAGAATCGTTGCCAAGGGCTGTAGAACTGTCGCCATTGGCCGAGGCACCGTCTCCTATCGCTACGGCTGACCGACCTGTCCAGATTCCGTCGAAGCGGAGATACGCTGAATCTGTACTCTCATTGAGTACAACAGAAGCACCATTCCCGATTGCAATGCCGTGCGTGATGCTGGCATTGGCATCGGTGCCGATAGCGACCGAATTCTCACCGGATGCGAGGGCACCGGTTGCAACTTCACCAAAACCTTCCGCATCATCGCCGTCGGCGCCGATTGCGATGCTGTGCGAGCCGCTGGCCGTGGCATATTGCGACGCAGCAAAGCTTACCGCGCCCGAAGCATCTGCTCCGGGGCCGACGGCAGCCGCGTCGCTACCAGTCGCCGTCGCGCTCGGTGAGGTAGAGTTCACCGCAAAATATTCGAGTTCGGCAGCGTTCGAGGCAGCTGAGGACGATACGCCGCCGATCGCGCTGTTAAGCTGGCCGACAGTGGCGGCATCGCTGACTTCTACACCATCCGAAATGTTGGTCAGACGGCGCGTGTAAGCTGCGGTATCATCGCTTGTGTCGTCGAAGGTCCCGCCATCATCGAAAGCACGACCGAAAGATACGGTATCGCTGGCTGTGGTTTCGGCATTGCTACCGATCGCAACGGCGCCCGTATGAGCAGCTTTTGCCTCGGTACCGAAGGCGGCAGAAAGGATGCCGCTGGCTTCGGCGCGATCGCCTACTGCAACGCTCAATGGGCCGGTTGCCATCGCAACCGAAGTATCTTCGTTGGTATTGACCGCGAAAAATTCCAGTTCCGCAGCACTGGAACTGGCCGTGGACGCTACTGCTTCCAATTGAGCGTAATTGACCGCATCGGTGCCAGCCGTGCCAGCCGCGACATTGACGATCCGGCGTTCGCTTCCAATGGCTCCGACGGAAACTGTGTTGGCTTGGTCGGCGACGGAAAACGCACCCAGGGCAACACTGCCGGCTGCGGTGGCAGATGTCTCTTGACCGATTGCGATAGCGCCGTCGGCTGTCACCCTGGCATCAGCGCCGAAAGCAGCAGAGCCTTCACCCGACACAAAGGAGTCCGCACCGAAAGCAATGGCCGTTGCACCCGTCGCTTGTGCGGCGTCGCCGATAGCAACCGCAGCGTTTTCAGTAGCCTCTGACTGGGTACCGATCGCGATTGCTGAGCCAAAGAGCGATGCGGCGTTGGCAGATTGCCCGATCGCTATCCCCCCAGAACTGGCAACCGTGTTACCCCCGATTGCGATTGCGAAATTACCGGTCGAACGCGCGTTATCTCCGATAGCTATAGCAAAGTCATCGACGTCGAAATATGTGAGCACAGCAGCATTCGCATCGGCCACTGCCGAAACAGCGGTCAGTTGGCCGACAGTGGCCGCATCGCTGGCATCTACGCCGTCCGTGACATTTACGATCCGGCGAGTGAAACCTGCAGTGTCGTCGCTGGTATCGTCCGGCGTTCCATTGTCGTCGACGGCCTGCCCCAACGATACTGTCAGCGCCTCATCGGCTGCCGAACCTGCGCCTAATGCAACACTGTTCGCCCCGCTAGCCCGCGACGCACTTCCGAGCGCCACCGAGTTCGAAGCTTGCGAATAGGCCGAGAAGCCGACCGCCACGGAATTGGTTCCGCCGCTCCAGGTTTCGCGGCCGACGGCGACGCCATTCAAGCTTTCGGCGTAGGCGTTGAAACCCACGGCCGTGGCGCCTTCGACTTCGGTGAATGATCCAGCACCGAGCACCGTGGATCTATCGCCAAGTGCCTCAGCCACGCTGCCGACAGCGGTCGAAAACACGCCTTGGGCCAGGGTGTTATCACCGTAGGCCGACGATCTATTACCCGTTGCTTCGGCGTCATGGCCGGTTGCAGTGCTATGGTCGCCGCTGGCAATACTGCCGGTACCGACTGCGACCCCCGAAAAGCCCGAAGCTAAAGCCCGATAGCCGATTGCGGTGGCACTATCGCCGTTCGCCAGTGCATCAGTACCGCAGGCAAGGCGCAGGTTTTCTTCATTTCCGGTGTCAGCCGCATTGGCCGAACTCGCCCCGCCATCCGTATCGCTGGCGGATGCCACGCCATCCTGATCGGTATCAACCAGGCATTCCGCGGCGTGGGCCGGTGCAGGCTGCACCGCGAATGCTGCAATAGCAATTAAGGAAGCGCCCGAAAGCGAAGCGAAAAGAGCTGATTTGCGCATGTTAGTTGGTTCCCGTCCTGTTTATGTTTGACAGCCAATTCCCCGTGATGACTGCCGCGTTTTGCAGGCGGATCGATACTTGGCCGATGGTTAATTCGGACTCCGCCAAATCTGGAAATATCGTGGAATTTCGGGTGCAGCCTTTGGAATACTGGCGGCTATTTCCATCTGGCGGTAAGGCTGATGCTGGAGAAAAAATGATCCTGCGTTTTGCCGAATATGCCGTCGATACCGACCGGTTCGAGCTGTCTCGCAATGGCGAGCCAGTAACCATCCGCGCGCGCGCCATGAAGATACTGCTCTATCTGCTGCAGGCCGATGGTAGGCTAGTGCGCAAATCGGAACTTTTGGCACACGTTTGGAATGGTCGGATTGTGTCCGACAGCGCACTGACTAGCCAGATCAAGTTCCTCCGCAAGACACTGGACGACACCACTCGGCCACACCGGATCTTGGCCACCATCCATGGCGAAGGCTTCCGTATCCTGACCTCGATTGAAAACGATGGTGGTCAAACGGCGAGTCTTGCTGAGCAGCGGCCCGAAGATGAGTCCGCGGCTGTCGACCTTGTGGGCACGCGGCCACGTCTCGCGATCCTGCCATTTCGCCATGTTGGGTTGATGGGCGAACACGCCCAGCTTGCCGAAGCATTGCCGGACGAGATCATAACAGCCGTTTCTCGCTTGCGCTGGATTGACGTAATCGCACGCGGATCGAGCTTCCAGTTCGCCGCCGCCACCGCCGATTTGAGCACCGTGCGAGAGAAGCTGGATGTGCAATACAGCCTGTCCGGGTCAATCGAACTGTCTGGCGAGAAGATGCTCGTGACGGTCGAGTTGAGCGACACGCGCACGGACACAATCGTCTGGTCCGAACGCTACAATACCAAAATCGGCGGCATTCACGAACTGCGTGAGGAGATTGTCGGTAATGTTGTTCAGTCGGTCGATTTCCATATGCCGCTGCATGAACGCAAACGCGCGCAATTGATTGTGCCCGAGCGGCTGACCGCGTGGCAATCCTTCCATATGGGCATATCCAACGTATTCACCTTCGGCCAACCCGATTATGCAGCGGCAGAGCGGCAGTTCGAACGGGCTATAGCGATCGATCCGCTTTTCGCACGCGCACATGCGGGGCTTAGCCATGTCATCTGGTGGCAGATGGTTCAGCAGGACGCTGAGGTCGGTGCAAACGCTCGCGCCAAGATGGCGGAGGCTGCAGATAACGCCATCGCCTGCGACCCGCTAGACCCCTTCGCCAATCTTGTACGCGGTAGGGCCGCATGGCTAGAGCGCAGCGGTGTTGAAGCCGAGCACTGGATCAAGCGGGCCGTCGAGTTCTGTCCCAGCTACTCCATGGCTCACGCGGCACTCGCCAACCTCAGAGTATTGAGTGACAAGGCCGAGTCCGCGATGCCACATGTCGACAAGGCAATCTCTCTCAGCCCGATCGATCCCTGGCTGCACAACGTTTTCGCAATCCGCGCCATCTCTCATATCGGACGCGGCGAATTCGATATTGCTGCAGATTGGGCGACGAAAGCCAGCGCGATGCCGCATCATAGCCTGATCGTGTTGCAATGCGCGGTGCTCGCGCTTGATCTGGCAGGCCGTGACGAGGAGGCAGCAAAAATCGCCGACCGTATCCGCAAAGCTCATCCGGGTGCCGACCACTTAGGTATGACGCGCTCCCTCCCTCTCTTTTCCAATAATCTAGAGAGAAGAAGCTACGAAGCCTTCCGAAAACATGGCTTGGCGAATTAAACCATCCTCAGTTGCGCGCGGCTCAGACAAACTGCCCCGCCTGCAGAGAGATTGAGCTGGCGGTATTTATGGCCGAATTGCCGCACTTCTCGCTCATCCGTTAGGCCAGTCTGGAATGCCGGGATGAAGCCGCGAAAAGAGTCGGCATAGGGCGAGCGCGTTTGAGTTCGCAGCGGGCGAATTGCCATATCGCTTCGATCGGCATTCCGAGTACAATTTTGTCGCCCTTGCAGGGACCCAGACAAACCGATATATACCCCTACAGGGTATTGATCGTGGTTGAACCGATGAGCGACCGAAAGACAGCCAAGCTACATCGACTGAACCGTATTTCGGGGCAGGTTCGCGGGATTGCGCGGATGGTGGAAGAGGATCGGTATTGCATCGATATCCTGACCCAGATCCAGGCAATCAAGTCCGCTTTGGCCAGGGCCGAGGATGAGATCCTGAAGGATCATGCGGCCAGCTGCGTTGCTGCGGCCATCGAAAGCGGTGATGCGGACGAGCAGACAGCCAAGTTCGGTGAGCTGATCGAACTTATTGGCAAAGTGAAGAGATGACCGAAATGAGCGAGAAAACCGCGACGATCTACCGCATGGTTATGGAAAGCCATACCTGCCCCTACGGTATCAAGTCGATCGATTTGCTGAAGCGCGAGGGGTTCAGCGTGGATGACAATCACCTGACCACCCGCGAACAGACGGATGACTTCAAGCAGGAACACGGCGTCGAAACGACCCCGCAAACCTGGATCGGTGACAAACGCATCGGCGGATATGACGCGCTGCGCGAACATTTCGGCAAGGATGTAAAAGAGGCAGGAGAAACGAGTTACTGGCCCGTCGCCGTGTTGTTCGGGATGACATTTGCGATGGCGCTGGGTGCGGCCCAACTGGCGACCGGTGAATGGGTTTCGATCCTGGCTGCCGAGTGGTTCGTCAGCTTCTCCATGTGTGTCCTCGCTTATCTGAAATTGCGCGATATCGAGAGCTTTTCGACGATGTTTCTCAATTACGACCTGTTGGCGAAGCGATGGGTGCCTTACGGCTATATATACCCGTGGGCCGAGGGGCTGGCCGGCGTTTTGATGACCGCACATATCCTGCCTTGGCTCTCGGTTCCGGTCGCGCTGATTGTTGGCAGTATCGGAGCGGCCAGCGTGTTCAAGGCCGTCTATATCGACAGGCGCGAACTGAAATGTGCCTGTGTCGGTGGGGACAGCAATGTCCCGCTGGGCTTCGTCTCGCTGACCGAAAACCTGTTCATGATCGGCATGGCCGTGTGGATGGGGGCGAAGGCGTTTGGTTGATATCCGTTAACCGACTGTAATCAGGGTAATACGATAGTGCGTGGTTCCACATGGTGGTTATCATTTGCTAAGTTACCATGTTTTAAGCACTTACGCCTATTTAGGGCGCATGTCGGAGAACAGGATCGCGCTTAGATATCCGGTCAGCGTGCCGGGACGTTACCGCCTTGGGCGGGGCGTGCCGCGCGATGTCATGGTGCTCGATCTGTCGGAAGGGGGGTGCCGGTTCTTCGACAAGTTCGGAACTTTGCGAGAAGGAGCGGCTCTGACGTTTCGGATCGGGTCGATCGGCCCGATACCGGCAGTTGTAGCTTGGTCCACCGGCCAGGAGGTCGGGGTCAATTTCGAAAACGACCTGTACGGCCCTGTGTTCGAGCACATTAGGGATCAGTTGAACGGAGGGAACCGTTCAGCCGCAATGGGTTAATAAATAAAAGGACGGGCAGGAACCAGTAATGCGTTCTCTTCACTCAATCGCAACTGTACCGATTTATTGAGGGGTTAAGGGTCGCAAAAAAAGAATGACAGGCTATTGCCATGCGCGACGAATTGATTGGGAAGCGAGAGGGGCGGCGCGTCAAGCTGCGATTGCCCGCGCGCCTCATCATGCCAGAACGCGGCCAGGACGTGTGGATTGTCGATCTGTCGGATAGCGGCGTAGCGATCGAAATGATCAAGCCGCTCCAGAACAGCAGTGGCCTCCTCGTATGGCTGGATTTTCGCCGAGTGGTGGATCTGGTCTGGCAGGAACATGGTCGCTGCGGTTTCAGGTTCGCCCGCGCTCTCGAGCCCGGATGCCTGGAGAAGTCTGCGGATGCAGGCGCGGATCGCAGCGTTCTGTATGCTGCGAATGATTGCGCCTGAAATAAGTTCGGCGCTGCCAGCTGGCTAAGGTTTCCGCTCCCAACGCTTTGTATCCTGATAATCCGCCGAAGTCGGCTCGATCCAGTGAGAGCCGTTCCCGGTATCCTCCCGCTTCCAGAACACGGCATCGGTCTTGAGCCTGTCCATCGTATAATCGACCGCTTGCAAGGCTGCGCGGCGATGGGAAGATGCGGCCGCGACCAGCACGATCGGATCGCCAGCCGGCACCCAGCCGAAGCGATGGATGGCCAGCAATCCGGTTATAGCGAAACGGTCCATCGCGGCATTTACGATAGCGTCCATGGATTTGGCGGTCAGCCGAGCATGGTGATCGAGAAACAATCCCTTCACAGCGCTCCCATCTTTGCTGGCGGACCGCGCGATGCCGGTGAAGCTGGCGATCGCTCCCGCGCCATTAGAGCTGACCAAAAACTCGCGCAAGCGCGCCTCCGCATCGAACGGATCGCCGGTCAGGATGCAGTCTATCGTCACGCCCCGCCGCCCGAGACCGGCGGAAGGAACTCGACGCTGCTCGTTCCGACAAGGGCGGTGTCATCGTCCACGAACCGGTCACCGATCAGGGATTTCAGACGGTCCGAGCGCAATTCTGCGGCGTGATCCGGCCATTTTGCGCCAAGCTTGCTCCGTAGCTCGCCAATGGTGGCGGCGCCGCTGGCATCGAACATCACTTCGCGTCCGATTGCTTTGCCCAGATGGCCATAGAACATAATTGTCAGCTGCATCTTTTGCCTTTGTAGCGCATGATTCCACGCTGTTTAACGCCGCCGGGTGAGCCCCCAAGTTTCCCCGACTTTTCCAGCCGCAATTGTCACGAACGGGTCACATAGCGCGGCCAGACCGAGCCTTCCATCACGGGGGCTAATTCGCGAATGGATATCGTTACCATCCTGCTCAGTAATGCCAAGGCGCGCTCTATGGACGAGTTCGTCCATGGCGAGACGCTGTTTATCTTCGACCAGCTTACGCCCGACGGCCCGACCCGAATGATCGAGGGGCCGGTCTGGGTCTTTGTCGACTGGGTGCTGGAGGAACTGGCCGGGCTGGAAATGTGCCGCCGATTGCGCGCCGATACGCGGACCGCCGATGCCCACATCACCATAGTGCTGGAGGAGGACGATCCGGAGGATCGCCGCCGTGCGCTGCGGGCAGGTGCGGATGATTACATGGTGGGCCCGCTGGACCGCACGGCAATGCTCGACCGCGTGTTGGCTCTGCAATCTGCAAACAACAAGCGCCGCCCTGCCAAATCGCTGGATGTCGGCAAGCTGGAGATCGATCTGGCCGCGGTGAAGGCGCGCTGGGATGGCAAGCCTATCATCACTCAGCCCAACGAATTTCGGCTGCTGAGGTATTTCGCCGAGAACCCCGACCAATTGCTCAGCCGCGAAGAATTGATCGAAGGGCTGGGCAAGCAGGATCCGCCGATCGATTATCGCACCGTCGATGTATGGATCGGGCGTCTGCGCCGCGCTTTGCGCGAGGCCGGGGCGGGGATGCCCCTGCGCACCGTACGCTCGCGCGGCTACGTGTTCGATTCGGACATCTGACGCCCTGCGGGGGCGCGGCGATTGGCGCCGCGCCCCGCCTTTAGAACTCGGCCGAGATGGAGAATGAGAAGCTACGGCCGACTTCGTATGTATTGATGTCGATCCGCGTGGTCCCGTTGTCCTGGAACTCGAAATTATCGCGCCCGGTCAGATTGCGCGCTTCGAATTTCGCTTCCAGCTCCAGCCCGCTCAGATTGAAGCCCTGCCTCGCCACCAGATCCAGCGTTAAGCCTGGATCCTCGACGATGTCGGGCAGGCCGCTGGTACCGCGGCTGGTCACGCGCTCGCTGGCATAGGACATCAGCACGGTCAGTTGTTGCAGCCTTTCGGTATCTTCCACGCCCAGCTGCACGTTGAACAGATGATCCGATTGGCCCGTCAACGGCGATCCATCGCGGAAGAAATTTGTCGCAGGCTGCGGCGCGCTCGGGAATACGAGCGTCAGGTCATCGGCGCCGACGCTGATTTCGGAATCGGTAAAGGTGTAATTCGCCACAACCAGCGCGCGCTTGTTTTCCCAGAAGCCGCCCCAATCGTAGAGGTCGTGGAAATATTGCGTCTCGATCTCCGCGCCATACAGCGTTGCCTGCGGCGCATTGGCGAAGCGCGACAGCTGCTCATTGTCGGAGAAGCTGGAGAAAATCTCGATCGGATTGTCGATTTTCTTGTAGAATCCGGCGATCGACACGCGGTTGCCGCCGTTCCAGTAATGCTCCAGCCGCGCCTCCGCATTGAACAGGTCGCTATCGACGAGGTCGGGGTTGCCGTTGAACTGGCGATTGGTTTCCGGGTTGAAATAGGTCTGGAAAATCAGCTCGCGAAATTGCGGCCGGGCGATGGTTTTGGACGCATTCAGGCGAATTTGCAGGCCGTCCTGAATTTCATAGGTGAGCGTGCCTGCTGGCAACCAATTGTCGTTATTCAGGAAAGTCGAGCTGCCCGAATTTGCCGGGACTGCGAACACTTCCACCGGAACAACCGATTGTTCGGCATCTTCGTAGCGCACACCCAGATCGAGGGTCAGCCCGATCACCGGCTCTACGCGGACCTGCCCATAGCCCGCATGGATCGTCAGATCCGCCTGGAAAGCGGGGTCCGACTGGGTGGTTTCGATCAGGCCGATATCGTAGAAATCGATGACCGCGTCGCCCAGCAGGAAATCGGGCCTGAACGCGCCCACCGCATCCTCGAAATTCGTATCCGCATCGAACAGGAATTCGCGGCGCGTGGAGAAGCGATCGGTGTCGGTATAGGCATAGCCGGCACTGACGGTGAGCCAGTCGGTCACCGGATAGGACAGGTCCAGCCCACCATAATAGAGCTCTTCCGTCAGGTCGGAGAACACCACGCTGGCGCTGCCGGTCTGGCGGTCCAGCACGTTGAGAAACGTGTCGCCCAGCGGATCGTTGGGATTGTTTGTGCGGACATAGGTGAAGTCATACTCGTACGGGCTTTCGCGGTCCGTCTGGGCAAATCCGCCGCGCAGATCCACCGACAGATCGCCAAACTCCAGCTCGCCGACCAGTTGCGTATCGATCAACTGGCGCTCGAACCACGAAGTGCTCTGCTGCAGTTCGTTATCGTCATCCTGGAAATCGGTGCCGAAAGCGATGGAGGCACGTTTCAACGTGTCGCGGATAAACAGGTTGGTGAAGCGGAATTTATGCGGCCCGGTTTCCAGCCCGAACCCGACCAGCCCGTTTACCAGGATCCGGTTGTCGGTGACCGAATCGCGGAAATCGGTGTCGAGGAAAATCTCGTTTTCGTTACCGACGGCGGTTTGCG comes from Alteripontixanthobacter sp. and encodes:
- a CDS encoding MoaD/ThiS family protein; amino-acid sequence: MQLTIMFYGHLGKAIGREVMFDASGAATIGELRSKLGAKWPDHAAELRSDRLKSLIGDRFVDDDTALVGTSSVEFLPPVSGGGA
- a CDS encoding PilZ domain-containing protein, producing MSENRIALRYPVSVPGRYRLGRGVPRDVMVLDLSEGGCRFFDKFGTLREGAALTFRIGSIGPIPAVVAWSTGQEVGVNFENDLYGPVFEHIRDQLNGGNRSAAMG
- a CDS encoding response regulator transcription factor; protein product: MDIVTILLSNAKARSMDEFVHGETLFIFDQLTPDGPTRMIEGPVWVFVDWVLEELAGLEMCRRLRADTRTADAHITIVLEEDDPEDRRRALRAGADDYMVGPLDRTAMLDRVLALQSANNKRRPAKSLDVGKLEIDLAAVKARWDGKPIITQPNEFRLLRYFAENPDQLLSREELIEGLGKQDPPIDYRTVDVWIGRLRRALREAGAGMPLRTVRSRGYVFDSDI
- a CDS encoding glutaredoxin; this encodes MTEMSEKTATIYRMVMESHTCPYGIKSIDLLKREGFSVDDNHLTTREQTDDFKQEHGVETTPQTWIGDKRIGGYDALREHFGKDVKEAGETSYWPVAVLFGMTFAMALGAAQLATGEWVSILAAEWFVSFSMCVLAYLKLRDIESFSTMFLNYDLLAKRWVPYGYIYPWAEGLAGVLMTAHILPWLSVPVALIVGSIGAASVFKAVYIDRRELKCACVGGDSNVPLGFVSLTENLFMIGMAVWMGAKAFG
- a CDS encoding metal-sensitive transcriptional regulator, with translation MSDRKTAKLHRLNRISGQVRGIARMVEEDRYCIDILTQIQAIKSALARAEDEILKDHAASCVAAAIESGDADEQTAKFGELIELIGKVKR
- a CDS encoding TonB-dependent receptor, with amino-acid sequence MTTGKRLAGLLLLTTALSYPGIALAQGTTGGPGTGAEGPAPDTDIDTGTGTGTGLGEQAEGPDEQPGEFSDEQAQPDISIPGGTIVVTGRRTRDVTRSSAQVISVLSSEEIARTGEGDIAGALGRVTGLSVQGNGFVFVRGLGDRYSLALLNGLPLPSPQPLSRVVPLDIFPTSIVASSLVQKTYSANFPGEFGGGVINLTTRAVPDESFIEFSAGISGDSVTTLSDGLTYYGSDTDWSGFDDGTRDIPPALQAFFDSGARLTDLNVDQQEIAKQLGDPNLVLVQRNSDIPANFSGGVTAGTSFDIGDDSILGIIATASISNKWRTRSIISQTAVGNENEIFLDTDFRDSVTDNRILVNGLVGFGLETGPHKFRFTNLFIRDTLKRASIAFGTDFQDDDNELQQSTSWFERQLIDTQLVGELEFGDLSVDLRGGFAQTDRESPYEYDFTYVRTNNPNDPLGDTFLNVLDRQTGSASVVFSDLTEELYYGGLDLSYPVTDWLTVSAGYAYTDTDRFSTRREFLFDADTNFEDAVGAFRPDFLLGDAVIDFYDIGLIETTQSDPAFQADLTIHAGYGQVRVEPVIGLTLDLGVRYEDAEQSVVPVEVFAVPANSGSSTFLNNDNWLPAGTLTYEIQDGLQIRLNASKTIARPQFRELIFQTYFNPETNRQFNGNPDLVDSDLFNAEARLEHYWNGGNRVSIAGFYKKIDNPIEIFSSFSDNEQLSRFANAPQATLYGAEIETQYFHDLYDWGGFWENKRALVVANYTFTDSEISVGADDLTLVFPSAPQPATNFFRDGSPLTGQSDHLFNVQLGVEDTERLQQLTVLMSYASERVTSRGTSGLPDIVEDPGLTLDLVARQGFNLSGLELEAKFEARNLTGRDNFEFQDNGTTRIDINTYEVGRSFSFSISAEF
- a CDS encoding molybdenum cofactor biosynthesis protein MoaE: MTIDCILTGDPFDAEARLREFLVSSNGAGAIASFTGIARSASKDGSAVKGLFLDHHARLTAKSMDAIVNAAMDRFAITGLLAIHRFGWVPAGDPIVLVAAASSHRRAALQAVDYTMDRLKTDAVFWKREDTGNGSHWIEPTSADYQDTKRWERKP
- a CDS encoding winged helix-turn-helix domain-containing protein; translated protein: MTAAFCRRIDTWPMVNSDSAKSGNIVEFRVQPLEYWRLFPSGGKADAGEKMILRFAEYAVDTDRFELSRNGEPVTIRARAMKILLYLLQADGRLVRKSELLAHVWNGRIVSDSALTSQIKFLRKTLDDTTRPHRILATIHGEGFRILTSIENDGGQTASLAEQRPEDESAAVDLVGTRPRLAILPFRHVGLMGEHAQLAEALPDEIITAVSRLRWIDVIARGSSFQFAAATADLSTVREKLDVQYSLSGSIELSGEKMLVTVELSDTRTDTIVWSERYNTKIGGIHELREEIVGNVVQSVDFHMPLHERKRAQLIVPERLTAWQSFHMGISNVFTFGQPDYAAAERQFERAIAIDPLFARAHAGLSHVIWWQMVQQDAEVGANARAKMAEAADNAIACDPLDPFANLVRGRAAWLERSGVEAEHWIKRAVEFCPSYSMAHAALANLRVLSDKAESAMPHVDKAISLSPIDPWLHNVFAIRAISHIGRGEFDIAADWATKASAMPHHSLIVLQCAVLALDLAGRDEEAAKIADRIRKAHPGADHLGMTRSLPLFSNNLERRSYEAFRKHGLAN